Proteins encoded by one window of Inmirania thermothiophila:
- a CDS encoding B12-binding domain-containing radical SAM protein, whose product MLPLRYEEPVYRPPSEAESLILQVTLGCSWNRCAFCEMYTGKRFRPRPEAEVLAEIRAVGARLGPVRRVFLADGDAFVLSTRRLLAILEAIRTHIGGVQRVSAYAMPRQILRRPREELAALREAGLRLLYVGVESGDDEVLARIRKGETRDSTIQGLRRAREAGIAVSVMIINGLAGRALSQRHAVASAEVLNAVQPEYAAVLTLMHPLGDARFRAAFGPGYEPLDLMGSLREMETLIAHTALERTIFRSDHASNRLVLKGVLGRDRERLLAEVRLAMARPQALLRPEWTRAL is encoded by the coding sequence ATGCTGCCGCTGCGCTACGAGGAGCCGGTGTACCGGCCGCCCAGCGAGGCCGAGTCGCTGATCCTGCAGGTGACGCTGGGCTGCTCCTGGAACCGCTGCGCCTTCTGCGAGATGTACACGGGCAAGCGCTTCCGCCCGCGTCCCGAGGCGGAGGTGCTGGCGGAGATCCGCGCCGTGGGGGCGCGCCTCGGGCCCGTGCGCCGGGTCTTCCTCGCCGACGGCGACGCCTTCGTGCTCTCGACGCGCCGGCTGCTGGCGATCCTGGAGGCGATCCGCACCCACATCGGCGGCGTGCAGCGGGTCTCGGCCTACGCCATGCCGCGCCAGATCCTGCGCCGCCCGCGGGAGGAGCTGGCCGCCCTGCGCGAGGCCGGGCTGCGGCTCCTCTACGTCGGCGTCGAGTCCGGCGACGACGAGGTGCTGGCCCGCATCCGCAAGGGCGAGACCCGAGACAGCACCATCCAGGGGCTGCGCCGCGCGCGCGAGGCCGGCATCGCGGTCTCGGTGATGATCATCAACGGCCTCGCCGGGCGCGCCCTCTCGCAGCGGCACGCCGTGGCCTCGGCCGAGGTGCTCAACGCCGTGCAGCCCGAGTACGCGGCGGTGCTGACCCTCATGCACCCGCTGGGCGACGCCCGCTTCCGCGCCGCCTTCGGCCCCGGCTACGAGCCCCTCGACCTCATGGGGTCCCTGCGCGAGATGGAGACCCTCATCGCCCACACCGCCCTCGAGCGCACCATTTTCCGCAGCGACCACGCCTCCAACCGCCTGGTGCTGAAGGGCGTACTCGGGCGCGACCGCGAGCGGCTGCTGGCCGAGGTGCGCCTGGCCATGGCGCGGCCGCAGGCGCTGCTGCGCCCCGAGTGGACGCGGGCGCTGTGA
- a CDS encoding mechanosensitive ion channel domain-containing protein, which translates to MSIRRLAALLLALLLPAALPAAPPKVAAPEGKPAAAAPAAAETPEALRDRLRERLAEARRELAALEAAVAAKTLPAGIGEDELTRRRDLLLRLAAALQRRLDALARAEAPQPEVAAEPLKLPLGIDQLEALWAQVLAQEAANRALRERLRRLEAEQDALRAETDRARSALGEAQQALEKVAAGEEAQREAARWRVQLAALAVQVLEAELAAVAEERRVLERALARGGERLAGLRARAEEATRASPLTAADRDAKVETATARAAALRREVAQAEAALRAAQEKLRAAREALGALRERSAEQGAPEPAVLEAIGRAQFVAEARRVIAETAAVELALRRRLEESYTREARIWQQRHEAAQRRDPAAIAEARARVEAELQWLQGWRDDLLAQLDAALSEAEARRGELEAMARDDPRLALARQTVRSLESRIGSLRKALDRVKELEGLLARWRAELAVFGEGVGAEARLRDVAARTLEAARAVWNYELLSIEDRITVDGEVVVGRRGITVGRTFSVLAVLLLGLWLAGRVAGLVRRLLERRLRMERGLATLVHRITHVLILVVLALFALESFNIPLTLFAFLGGAFAIGVGFGAQNLINNFISGLILLVERPVRHGDVIEVDGLRGRVTHIGARYSQIRRIDGVDILVPNSVLLERNVINWTLSDDRVRISVSVGVAYGSPTRDVTRLMDRILAEHGEILEDPPPQVLFEDFGDSALVFTANFWVRQRPDRDYREVASDVRHRIDRLFREAGIEIAYPQRDLHLRSAVPLRVHLEPPDGAGGRA; encoded by the coding sequence ATGTCCATCCGCCGCCTCGCCGCCCTGCTCCTCGCCCTTCTGCTGCCCGCGGCCCTGCCCGCGGCGCCGCCCAAGGTGGCCGCGCCGGAGGGCAAGCCGGCGGCCGCTGCGCCGGCCGCGGCGGAGACCCCGGAGGCCCTGCGCGACCGGCTGCGCGAGCGCCTGGCCGAGGCCCGGCGCGAGCTCGCCGCCCTCGAGGCGGCGGTCGCCGCGAAGACGCTGCCCGCGGGCATCGGCGAGGACGAACTCACCCGTCGCCGGGATCTTCTGCTGCGGCTCGCGGCGGCGCTGCAGCGCCGCCTCGACGCCCTCGCGCGGGCCGAGGCGCCGCAGCCGGAGGTGGCGGCGGAGCCGCTCAAGCTGCCTCTCGGCATCGATCAGCTCGAGGCGCTGTGGGCGCAGGTGCTGGCGCAGGAGGCGGCCAACCGGGCGCTGCGGGAGCGGCTGCGCCGGCTGGAGGCGGAGCAGGACGCCCTGCGCGCCGAGACCGACCGGGCCCGCAGCGCCCTGGGCGAGGCGCAGCAGGCGCTGGAGAAGGTGGCCGCGGGGGAGGAGGCGCAGCGCGAGGCGGCGCGCTGGCGGGTGCAGCTTGCGGCCCTGGCGGTGCAGGTGCTGGAGGCGGAGCTTGCCGCGGTGGCGGAGGAGCGGCGCGTCCTCGAGCGGGCCCTGGCCCGCGGCGGCGAGCGCCTGGCGGGCCTGCGGGCGCGGGCCGAGGAGGCGACGCGCGCCTCGCCCCTGACCGCCGCCGATCGCGACGCCAAGGTGGAGACGGCGACCGCACGCGCGGCCGCCCTGCGGCGGGAGGTGGCGCAGGCGGAGGCGGCGCTGCGGGCGGCGCAGGAAAAGCTGCGGGCGGCGCGCGAGGCCCTCGGGGCGCTGCGCGAGCGGTCGGCGGAGCAGGGCGCGCCGGAGCCGGCGGTGCTCGAGGCCATCGGGCGCGCCCAGTTCGTGGCCGAGGCCCGCCGCGTGATCGCGGAGACGGCGGCGGTGGAGCTCGCCCTGCGACGGCGCCTGGAGGAGAGCTACACGCGCGAGGCGCGCATCTGGCAGCAGCGCCACGAGGCGGCGCAGCGGCGCGACCCTGCGGCCATCGCCGAGGCGCGCGCCCGCGTCGAGGCGGAGCTGCAGTGGCTGCAGGGCTGGCGCGACGACCTCCTGGCGCAGCTCGACGCCGCGCTCAGCGAGGCCGAGGCCCGCCGCGGCGAGCTCGAGGCCATGGCGCGCGACGATCCCCGCCTCGCGCTCGCCCGCCAGACCGTGCGTTCCCTGGAGAGCCGCATCGGCTCCCTGCGCAAGGCCCTGGATCGGGTCAAGGAGCTCGAGGGTCTGCTCGCGCGCTGGCGCGCGGAGCTCGCCGTCTTCGGCGAGGGGGTCGGCGCCGAGGCGCGCCTGCGCGACGTCGCCGCGCGCACCCTCGAGGCCGCCCGCGCGGTGTGGAACTACGAGCTGCTCAGCATCGAGGACCGGATCACGGTCGACGGCGAGGTGGTGGTGGGGCGGCGCGGGATCACCGTCGGGCGGACCTTCTCCGTGCTCGCGGTGCTGCTGCTGGGGCTGTGGCTCGCCGGGCGCGTGGCCGGCCTCGTGCGCCGCCTCCTGGAGCGGCGGCTGCGCATGGAGCGGGGCCTGGCCACGCTGGTGCACCGGATCACGCACGTGCTGATCCTGGTGGTGCTGGCGCTGTTCGCGCTGGAGTCCTTCAACATCCCGCTGACGCTGTTCGCCTTCCTCGGCGGCGCCTTCGCCATCGGCGTCGGCTTCGGCGCCCAGAACCTCATCAACAACTTCATCAGCGGCCTCATCCTGCTGGTGGAGCGGCCGGTGCGCCACGGCGACGTGATCGAGGTGGACGGGCTGCGCGGACGGGTCACCCACATCGGCGCCCGCTATTCCCAGATCCGCCGCATCGACGGCGTCGACATCCTGGTGCCCAACAGCGTCCTGCTCGAGCGCAACGTCATCAACTGGACCCTGTCCGACGACCGCGTCCGCATCTCGGTCTCGGTGGGTGTCGCCTACGGCTCGCCGACCCGGGACGTGACGCGGCTCATGGACCGCATCCTCGCCGAGCACGGCGAGATCCTGGAGGACCCGCCGCCGCAGGTGCTGTTCGAGGACTTCGGCGACAGCGCCCTCGTCTTCACCGCCAACTTCTGGGTCCGCCAGCGGCCCGACCGCGACTACCGCGAGGTGGCGAGCGACGTGCGCCACCGCATCGACCGCCTCTTCCGCGAGGCCGGCATCGAGATCGCCTACCCGCAGCGCGATCTGCACCTGCGAAGCGCGGTGCCCCTGCGCGTGCACCTGGAGCCCCCCGACGGGGCCGGGGGACGGGCTTGA
- a CDS encoding Rieske 2Fe-2S domain-containing protein: MSDALDYFIKVRPDAARPYFQFLKASGRHLDTRTRDLISVITKVATQSERGLRQYLPRALRNGATPHEIIDALLMAFPVLGLTKILWAIDVILDMDIPEFHPELIDAEPAWHAVAPVAEIPEGEAGRFDVGPRSVFVYREGDRFHVYDSRCPHQVTDIPHLALDGERLTCPRHGWVFDITTGACVAKGRHPLRRFETKVEAGVLHARW; this comes from the coding sequence ATGAGCGATGCCCTCGACTACTTCATCAAGGTCCGGCCCGATGCGGCCAGGCCCTACTTCCAGTTCCTCAAGGCCTCGGGCCGCCACCTCGACACCCGCACCCGCGACCTCATCTCGGTCATCACCAAGGTGGCGACCCAGAGCGAGCGGGGGCTGCGCCAGTACCTGCCGCGCGCGCTGCGCAACGGCGCCACCCCCCACGAGATCATCGACGCCCTGCTGATGGCCTTCCCGGTCCTGGGGCTGACCAAGATCCTGTGGGCCATCGACGTCATCCTCGACATGGACATCCCGGAGTTCCACCCGGAGCTCATCGACGCCGAGCCCGCCTGGCACGCGGTCGCCCCGGTGGCGGAGATCCCCGAGGGGGAGGCGGGCCGCTTCGACGTGGGGCCGCGCAGCGTCTTCGTCTACCGCGAGGGCGACCGCTTCCACGTCTACGACAGCCGCTGCCCGCACCAGGTCACCGACATCCCGCATCTCGCCCTCGACGGCGAGCGCCTGACCTGCCCCCGGCACGGCTGGGTCTTCGACATCACCACCGGGGCGTGCGTGGCCAAGGGCAGGCATCCGCTTCGCCGCTTCGAGACCAAGGTCGAGGCGGGGGTCCTGCACGCCCGCTGGTGA
- a CDS encoding diguanylate cyclase domain-containing protein translates to MRPGIGRPAPGAGRWAVLVLLLGALAAAAAAWQVQRLTALQARAFARAAAEERLGAWRGALEAALRLADGLLALPARIQESGRTVDPPRLRALAALARDLGAGIAGIGWAPRRDGGFPVRLYFSDGTASGVPGGDLAAVPQAGAVLARAGAAAGSALLVLSEGVVLGVRPAYGAALARREPLQREAGLIGFFFVRLDLEALLADVARAAARRGEWAWLSVAGGGPVRAPGTPAMAPPEGERILVEAFGVPWRLQVRLGQPLPSVSPRPALATLAAGLAAALALALGVHARLAHEARLAALVRVLGRARARLHREAQRRAEAEAVAGLGHWEWDPERRRLRLSRGARALLGLEGRAVSRAALVGRVAEGDRARVGAALEAAVGQGRPFALEHGLADGDGLRTVRHVAHARREAAGWRVVGVLLEVTGPRALEARVRALGRRCDLLARAAAVLAGEGDARALAGALCRELCGFGDYVLAVVDRLVGEGRLERVAPAGDAGVREAPRAVAAALREGRPLVRCDLGAEPELARWLGGDARGGCAVAVVPFDEGAGGGVLAVAAADPARVDAEELEALAVLAAGLGRRLRQARNEAARVDGMAEARRRAQALAQAPAGVLLVERKGAVARVTWANAALAALTGRAPGWALGRTPEEVLAGGAGAGAAAPLAGMFTAAGPREALVRGRRPEGGEYWACVASAPLDEDRGHVAVAVDVTGLMRRQKALEHGLLTDGETGLPGPALLADRLERLLAVVRRGGRGVGVLVLQLDGLAEAAPRLGEEGTRRLRAALAAELQGLLREADTVAADGDRFVVVVTDAVTAADARRAAERLRKALAAPRRLGGGEALALRPRIGLAVAPGHGDRAEALLRHAQAELARTPA, encoded by the coding sequence ATGCGGCCAGGGATCGGGAGGCCGGCGCCCGGGGCCGGGCGCTGGGCGGTGCTGGTGCTGCTGCTGGGGGCACTGGCCGCGGCGGCGGCGGCGTGGCAGGTGCAGCGCCTGACCGCGCTGCAGGCGCGGGCCTTCGCCCGTGCCGCGGCCGAGGAGCGGCTCGGCGCCTGGCGCGGGGCGCTGGAGGCGGCGCTGCGGCTCGCCGACGGGCTGCTGGCGCTGCCCGCCCGCATCCAGGAGAGCGGCCGCACGGTGGATCCGCCCCGGCTGCGCGCCCTCGCCGCCCTCGCCCGCGACCTCGGCGCCGGCATCGCCGGGATCGGCTGGGCGCCGCGCCGGGACGGCGGGTTTCCGGTGCGGCTCTACTTCTCCGACGGCACGGCCAGCGGTGTGCCCGGCGGCGACCTCGCCGCGGTGCCGCAGGCGGGTGCGGTCCTGGCGCGGGCGGGCGCGGCGGCGGGATCCGCGCTCCTGGTCCTGTCCGAGGGGGTCGTGCTGGGGGTGCGGCCGGCCTACGGTGCGGCCCTGGCGCGGCGCGAGCCGCTCCAGCGCGAGGCCGGTCTGATCGGGTTCTTCTTCGTCCGTCTCGACCTCGAGGCGCTGCTCGCCGACGTTGCCCGGGCGGCGGCCCGCCGCGGCGAGTGGGCGTGGCTGAGCGTCGCCGGGGGCGGGCCCGTGCGGGCCCCCGGGACGCCGGCGATGGCGCCGCCGGAGGGCGAGCGCATCCTCGTGGAGGCGTTCGGGGTGCCGTGGCGGCTGCAGGTGCGGCTGGGGCAGCCGCTGCCGTCGGTCTCGCCGCGGCCGGCGCTGGCGACGCTGGCGGCGGGGCTGGCCGCGGCGCTCGCGCTCGCGCTGGGGGTGCATGCGCGGCTCGCCCACGAGGCGCGCCTCGCGGCCCTGGTGCGCGTGCTGGGGCGGGCGCGGGCGCGGCTGCACCGCGAGGCGCAGCGGCGCGCCGAGGCCGAGGCGGTGGCCGGGCTCGGCCACTGGGAGTGGGATCCGGAGCGGCGGCGGCTGCGCCTGTCGCGGGGTGCGCGGGCGCTGCTCGGCCTCGAGGGGCGGGCGGTTTCCCGCGCCGCCCTGGTCGGGCGCGTCGCCGAGGGCGACCGCGCCCGCGTCGGGGCCGCCCTCGAGGCCGCCGTCGGCCAGGGGCGCCCCTTCGCTCTCGAGCACGGTCTCGCCGACGGGGACGGGCTGCGCACGGTGCGGCACGTCGCCCACGCCCGGCGCGAGGCGGCGGGCTGGCGCGTGGTCGGCGTGCTCCTCGAGGTCACCGGACCGCGCGCCCTGGAGGCGCGGGTGCGGGCGCTGGGGCGGCGATGCGACCTCCTCGCGCGGGCGGCCGCCGTCCTCGCGGGGGAGGGCGACGCGCGCGCCCTCGCCGGCGCCCTCTGCCGCGAGCTCTGCGGCTTCGGCGACTACGTCCTCGCCGTGGTGGACCGCCTCGTGGGCGAGGGGCGGCTGGAGCGGGTGGCCCCCGCGGGTGATGCGGGGGTGCGTGAGGCCCCGCGGGCGGTGGCGGCGGCGCTGCGGGAGGGGCGGCCGCTGGTGCGGTGCGACCTCGGCGCCGAGCCGGAGCTTGCGCGGTGGCTGGGGGGCGACGCCCGGGGCGGATGCGCGGTGGCGGTGGTGCCCTTCGACGAGGGCGCCGGGGGCGGCGTGCTGGCCGTGGCCGCCGCCGACCCGGCACGGGTGGACGCCGAGGAGCTGGAGGCGCTGGCCGTGCTCGCGGCGGGGCTCGGGCGGCGGCTGCGGCAGGCGCGGAACGAGGCGGCGCGGGTCGACGGCATGGCCGAGGCGCGGCGGCGGGCGCAGGCGCTGGCGCAGGCGCCGGCGGGCGTGCTGCTGGTGGAGCGCAAGGGTGCGGTGGCGCGCGTCACGTGGGCCAACGCCGCGCTCGCTGCGCTCACCGGTCGGGCGCCCGGATGGGCTCTCGGACGGACCCCGGAAGAGGTGCTGGCGGGCGGGGCCGGCGCCGGGGCGGCGGCGCCGCTGGCCGGCATGTTCACGGCCGCCGGGCCGCGCGAGGCCTTGGTCCGCGGGCGCAGGCCCGAGGGCGGCGAGTACTGGGCCTGCGTGGCCTCCGCCCCGCTCGACGAGGACCGCGGCCACGTCGCCGTCGCCGTGGACGTGACCGGGCTCATGCGCCGTCAGAAGGCCCTGGAGCACGGCCTGCTGACCGACGGCGAGACCGGCCTGCCGGGACCGGCGCTCCTCGCCGACCGCCTCGAGCGGCTGCTCGCGGTGGTGCGCCGGGGCGGCCGCGGCGTCGGCGTGCTGGTGCTGCAGCTGGACGGGCTCGCCGAGGCGGCGCCGCGTCTCGGCGAGGAAGGGACGCGACGGCTGCGGGCGGCGCTCGCCGCCGAGCTGCAGGGCCTTCTGCGCGAGGCCGACACCGTCGCGGCGGATGGCGACCGCTTCGTGGTCGTCGTCACCGATGCGGTCACGGCGGCGGACGCGCGACGGGCCGCGGAGCGTCTGCGCAAGGCGCTCGCGGCGCCACGCCGCCTCGGCGGGGGCGAGGCGCTCGCCCTGCGTCCCCGCATCGGCCTCGCCGTCGCGCCCGGGCACGGCGACCGCGCCGAGGCGCTGCTGCGGCACGCGCAGGCGGAGCTGGCGCGGACGCCGGCCTGA
- a CDS encoding CvpA family protein gives MIWIDYVIVAVVAVSALVSLWRGFVREVLSLAAWGLALWVGLAFSDEVAGLLSGVVALPSARAALAFLGLFLATLILGGWVNFLIGRLVDRTGLSGTDRLLGALFGAARGVVLVAALVLLAGLTPLPQDPWWRDSALIGPFQDLALWLRQYLPRDIAANFRFP, from the coding sequence GTGATCTGGATCGACTACGTCATCGTCGCCGTGGTGGCGGTCTCGGCGCTGGTGAGCCTCTGGCGCGGTTTCGTCCGCGAGGTCCTCTCGCTCGCCGCCTGGGGGCTCGCGCTGTGGGTGGGGCTCGCCTTCTCCGACGAGGTGGCCGGGCTCCTCTCGGGCGTGGTGGCGCTGCCCTCGGCGCGGGCCGCGCTGGCCTTCCTCGGCCTCTTCCTCGCCACCCTGATCCTCGGGGGCTGGGTCAACTTCCTCATCGGCCGGCTCGTGGACCGAACGGGGCTGTCGGGCACTGACCGCCTCCTCGGCGCCCTCTTCGGGGCCGCCCGCGGGGTGGTGCTGGTGGCGGCGCTGGTGCTGCTCGCGGGCCTCACGCCCCTGCCGCAGGATCCCTGGTGGCGCGACTCGGCCCTCATCGGGCCGTTCCAGGACCTGGCGCTGTGGCTGCGGCAGTACCTGCCCCGCGACATCGCCGCCAACTTCCGCTTCCCGTGA
- the purF gene encoding amidophosphoribosyltransferase has protein sequence MCGIVGIVGRGPVNQDLYDALTVLQHRGQDAAGICTCEGARLFLRKDNGLVRDVFQARHMLRLRGSMGIGHVRYPTAGSPSSAEAQPFYVNSPYGITLAHNGNLINARELKEDLFRDDLRHINTDSDSEILLNVLAHELQQGGKLRATEEDLFRAVRAVHRRCLGAYAAVAMITGYGVLGFRDPCGIRPLVFGRRETRDGPEFMFASESVALDALGFTLERDVAPGEAVFIDKRGRVYVRQCAEDPVLSPCLFEFVYLARPDSILDGVSVHKARMRMGEALAEKILRVWPDHDIDVVIPIPDTSRTAGLELAHRLGVKYREGFIKNRYIGRTFIMPGQTQRRRSVRQKLNAIGLEFQGKNVLLVDDSIVRGTTSGEIIRMAREAGARKVYFASAAPPVRHPNVYGIDMPAADELIAHGRSEEEVGRAIGADRLIYQDLADLVDAVRRGNPAIPRFDASVFDGDYVTGGVTEAYLRHLKALRSDAAKEQQRRELEAAADPALIDLYNVS, from the coding sequence ATGTGCGGCATCGTCGGCATCGTCGGGCGCGGGCCGGTCAACCAGGACCTCTACGACGCCCTCACCGTGCTCCAGCACCGGGGGCAGGACGCCGCCGGCATCTGCACCTGCGAGGGCGCGCGGCTGTTTCTGCGCAAGGACAACGGGCTCGTGCGTGACGTCTTCCAGGCCCGCCACATGCTGCGCCTTCGCGGCAGCATGGGGATCGGCCACGTGCGCTATCCCACCGCGGGCTCGCCGTCCTCGGCCGAGGCCCAGCCCTTCTACGTCAACTCGCCCTACGGGATCACCCTCGCCCACAACGGCAACCTCATCAATGCCCGCGAGCTCAAGGAGGACCTCTTCCGCGACGACCTGCGCCACATCAACACCGACTCCGACTCGGAGATCCTCCTCAACGTGCTTGCCCACGAGCTGCAGCAGGGCGGGAAGCTGCGCGCCACCGAGGAGGATCTCTTCCGCGCCGTGCGCGCGGTGCACCGCCGCTGCCTCGGCGCCTACGCCGCGGTGGCCATGATCACCGGCTACGGGGTGCTGGGCTTCCGCGACCCCTGCGGGATCCGGCCCCTGGTCTTCGGCCGCCGCGAGACCCGCGACGGGCCCGAGTTCATGTTCGCCTCCGAGAGCGTCGCCCTCGACGCCCTCGGCTTCACCCTCGAGCGCGACGTCGCCCCCGGCGAGGCGGTCTTCATCGACAAGCGCGGGCGCGTCTACGTCCGCCAGTGCGCCGAGGACCCCGTGCTCTCGCCCTGCCTGTTCGAGTTCGTCTACCTCGCCCGCCCCGACTCCATCCTCGACGGCGTCTCCGTGCACAAGGCGCGCATGCGCATGGGCGAGGCCCTGGCCGAGAAGATCCTGCGCGTCTGGCCCGACCACGACATCGACGTCGTCATCCCCATCCCGGACACCAGCCGCACCGCCGGCCTGGAGCTCGCCCACCGCCTCGGCGTCAAGTACCGCGAGGGCTTCATCAAGAACCGCTACATCGGGCGCACCTTCATCATGCCGGGGCAGACCCAGCGCCGCCGCTCGGTGCGCCAGAAGCTCAACGCCATCGGCCTCGAGTTCCAGGGCAAGAACGTGCTGCTGGTGGACGACTCCATCGTCCGCGGCACTACCTCGGGCGAGATCATCCGCATGGCCCGCGAGGCCGGCGCGCGCAAGGTCTACTTCGCCTCCGCCGCGCCGCCGGTGCGCCACCCCAACGTCTACGGCATCGACATGCCCGCCGCCGACGAGCTCATCGCCCACGGCCGCAGCGAGGAGGAGGTGGGGCGCGCCATCGGCGCCGACCGGCTCATCTACCAGGACCTCGCGGACCTCGTCGACGCCGTGCGCCGGGGCAACCCGGCGATCCCGCGCTTCGACGCCTCGGTCTTCGACGGCGACTACGTCACCGGCGGCGTCACCGAGGCCTATCTGCGCCACTTGAAGGCCCTGCGCAGCGACGCCGCCAAGGAGCAGCAGCGCCGCGAGCTGGAGGCCGCGGCGGACCCGGCGCTGATCGACCTCTACAATGTGAGCTGA